In Stieleria varia, one genomic interval encodes:
- a CDS encoding nitroreductase family protein: MSINPVEHDVLPAIKQRWSPYRYDARPVETEKLLACLEAARWAASSFNDQPWSWIVARREDSDAFDTMLGCLMEANQPWAASAGVLLLSVIRPTFRKNGKPNRVALHDLGQAAAHLALQAAALGLQAHQMAGVNLSRVRSQYQIPEDHQPETAIAIGYPDDSEPKDELGESLRQREAGPRTRIPLSEQVFSGRWGTTANFSDR; the protein is encoded by the coding sequence ATGAGTATCAATCCCGTTGAGCACGATGTGCTGCCCGCGATCAAGCAGCGCTGGAGCCCCTATCGCTATGACGCTCGGCCTGTGGAAACGGAAAAACTGCTGGCATGCTTGGAGGCAGCGCGATGGGCAGCGAGCAGTTTTAACGATCAGCCTTGGTCGTGGATCGTGGCGCGGCGTGAGGACAGCGATGCGTTTGACACGATGTTGGGTTGCTTGATGGAAGCCAACCAGCCCTGGGCGGCTTCCGCAGGCGTCCTCCTGCTAAGCGTGATCCGGCCAACCTTTCGCAAAAACGGAAAACCGAATCGCGTGGCGCTTCATGATCTCGGCCAAGCCGCAGCGCACTTGGCATTGCAAGCGGCAGCGCTGGGCTTGCAAGCCCACCAGATGGCAGGGGTAAATCTGAGCCGAGTACGATCTCAGTACCAGATTCCAGAGGATCACCAGCCGGAGACCGCCATTGCGATCGGATACCCCGATGACTCAGAGCCCAAGGACGAGCTTGGCGAGAGTCTGCGGCAACGCGAGGCGGGGCCAAGGACTCGAATTCCCTTGTCCGAACAGGTTTTCAGTGGTCGTTGGGGCACTACGGCAAACTTCTCCGACAGGTAG
- a CDS encoding PP2C family protein-serine/threonine phosphatase, with protein MRRTNNQDSHATIPAKSQERFLQRGHLFIVADGMGAHAAGELASRMATDHIAMNYFRLGQDDSAQALLEAIHTSNAEIYQRGQKNPEFYNMGTTASSLAIVPDGAIVGHVGDSRVYRLRKGVFEQLTFDHSLVWEMHASGQVHPDSALGQAIPKNVITRSLGPNADVNVDIEGPFKVEPGDQFLLCSDGLSGQVDDVEIATLVDCLPEALAVQVLVDLANLRGGPDNTTVVIVRADEGITQSNSAVSKPKPVDRNQNIMVASFAACIVLTLAAIAFWSQTMPGAMVLCLLGTLITLGIGITALSNRQKSYPSRNGAGHHASQSIAPQPFGGKAPYRRYQSAPNNELFAKLGSTVKELKDVATTKNWLMDWGHIDQLQAQGADAMKSGDGRTAIRLQAEAIVETMQQLREQHNRAADETAIDH; from the coding sequence ATGCGCAGAACGAACAACCAGGATTCCCACGCCACGATTCCCGCCAAGAGCCAAGAGCGTTTTCTGCAGCGAGGACATTTGTTTATCGTTGCCGACGGAATGGGGGCACATGCCGCCGGTGAACTTGCCAGCCGGATGGCAACCGACCACATCGCGATGAACTATTTTCGACTCGGTCAGGACGATTCCGCTCAGGCACTGCTCGAGGCCATCCACACGTCCAACGCAGAGATCTATCAGCGTGGACAAAAGAATCCCGAGTTCTACAACATGGGCACCACCGCCAGCTCGTTAGCGATCGTGCCGGACGGCGCGATTGTGGGGCATGTCGGCGACTCACGCGTCTACCGGCTTCGTAAAGGCGTGTTCGAGCAATTGACCTTCGACCACTCCTTGGTTTGGGAGATGCACGCGAGCGGACAAGTTCACCCAGACAGTGCGTTGGGGCAAGCAATTCCCAAGAACGTGATCACACGTTCGCTCGGTCCTAACGCCGATGTCAACGTGGATATCGAAGGACCATTCAAAGTCGAACCTGGCGATCAGTTTTTACTGTGCAGCGATGGGCTGTCCGGTCAAGTCGACGATGTGGAGATCGCGACCCTGGTCGATTGCTTACCCGAGGCCTTGGCAGTTCAAGTCTTGGTCGATCTGGCAAATTTGCGAGGCGGTCCCGACAACACGACTGTCGTCATCGTACGTGCGGACGAGGGGATCACTCAAAGCAATTCCGCTGTCAGCAAGCCAAAGCCGGTGGACCGCAACCAGAACATCATGGTCGCCTCCTTCGCTGCTTGTATCGTGTTGACTCTCGCCGCGATTGCGTTTTGGTCTCAAACGATGCCGGGTGCAATGGTCTTGTGTCTCCTTGGCACCTTGATCACCCTCGGGATCGGAATCACCGCTCTGTCAAACCGCCAAAAAAGCTACCCGTCAAGAAACGGTGCTGGACACCATGCGTCTCAATCGATTGCGCCTCAACCGTTCGGAGGAAAGGCGCCCTACAGACGGTACCAATCCGCACCCAACAACGAACTGTTTGCCAAACTCGGTTCGACCGTCAAAGAACTGAAGGATGTCGCTACCACAAAGAACTGGCTGATGGACTGGGGGCACATTGATCAGTTACAGGCTCAAGGCGCGGACGCCATGAAATCCGGAGACGGACGAACCGCCATCCGATTGCAGGCCGAAGCCATCGTGGAAACGATGCAGCAATTGCGAGAGCAACACAATCGCGCCGCCGATGAAACGGCGATTGACCATTGA
- a CDS encoding sulfite exporter TauE/SafE family protein: MKRRLTIDEMDFLTALAPVAAILSIGIFVQSAAGFAAGLLIVPSMLWIGYQIPEASTALLVATIPQNILGVWSLRDCIEPKSIAWPGVARVLALPIGVYVLKLIEQNYPVVGIRQFVGGVVLLATLSIIFIRPKPRPTIHPIWAWLTFPLSGFLQGLVGMGGPVMVFWVQAHDWSSRRTRGFLFGMYLVSMIPALAVLWYVFGHRIVQPALLSACSLPCLILATQLGLRLGNWLGRDRLRRVTLALLLLMGISGLATPWIQPRRSEAETAPETESAPLSPPFQ, from the coding sequence ATGAAACGGCGATTGACCATTGATGAAATGGACTTTTTGACCGCACTCGCACCCGTTGCGGCCATTCTCTCGATCGGCATCTTTGTCCAGTCGGCGGCAGGTTTTGCGGCCGGATTGCTCATTGTTCCCTCGATGCTTTGGATCGGATACCAGATCCCCGAAGCCTCCACGGCGTTGCTGGTCGCGACCATTCCACAGAACATTCTCGGCGTTTGGTCCCTTCGTGATTGCATCGAGCCCAAATCAATCGCTTGGCCAGGAGTGGCTCGCGTGCTCGCTCTGCCGATCGGTGTCTACGTGCTGAAGCTCATCGAGCAAAACTATCCGGTGGTCGGAATCCGCCAGTTCGTCGGCGGTGTGGTGCTGCTCGCGACGCTTTCGATCATCTTCATCCGCCCCAAACCTCGCCCGACGATCCATCCAATTTGGGCATGGCTGACGTTTCCACTCAGCGGCTTTCTGCAAGGACTCGTTGGCATGGGCGGGCCAGTGATGGTGTTTTGGGTACAAGCACACGATTGGAGCAGTCGACGGACACGTGGCTTTCTCTTTGGCATGTACTTGGTCAGCATGATCCCAGCCCTTGCGGTGTTGTGGTACGTGTTCGGCCACCGCATCGTTCAACCAGCCTTGCTCTCTGCGTGTTCGTTACCCTGTCTGATCCTGGCGACTCAATTGGGGCTACGATTGGGCAACTGGCTTGGTCGAGACCGTCTACGCCGCGTGACGTTGGCGTTGCTGTTGCTGATGGGAATCTCTGGACTCGCCACACCGTGGATCCAGCCCAGACGTTCCGAAGCAGAGACTGCTCCGGAGACAGAGTCGGCACCACTCAGCCCGCCATTCCAATAG
- a CDS encoding TerC family protein — protein sequence MEIVLGIDNIVFIAIITGRLPEQKRSFARRFGLLLAMGSRILLLLMIGWLITLVEPLFHLSAIAPTEALAEQLRENEEVDVISWKDLIMLGGGLFLLYTAVREIHHKIEGGEDEAELGNLPGDTGGSADGITPVDSPDAKISVGGVLFRIAVMDVIFSLDSVITAVGMANQISIMVAAVIISVGVMIAFANQISDFVQEHPTVKMLALSFLILIGVVLVSEGAGTPISKGYVYFAMMFSLTVEFLNLRMTMKRIRPSRGEGETGSFLTDPEIDDPTAAREPSVDKAN from the coding sequence ATGGAGATCGTACTGGGAATCGACAACATCGTTTTCATCGCCATCATCACCGGCCGGCTGCCCGAGCAAAAGCGGTCCTTCGCCCGTCGCTTTGGACTGTTGCTGGCGATGGGTTCACGCATCCTGTTGCTGCTGATGATCGGCTGGCTGATCACCTTGGTCGAACCGCTTTTTCACCTCAGTGCGATCGCGCCAACGGAGGCTCTTGCGGAGCAGTTGCGTGAGAACGAAGAGGTCGATGTGATTTCATGGAAAGACTTGATCATGCTCGGTGGAGGACTGTTTTTGCTTTACACCGCTGTCCGAGAAATTCACCACAAGATCGAAGGCGGCGAGGACGAAGCCGAGCTCGGAAACTTGCCCGGAGACACAGGCGGTTCAGCCGATGGCATCACGCCAGTCGATTCCCCCGACGCCAAGATCTCTGTCGGTGGCGTTTTGTTTCGTATCGCAGTCATGGACGTCATTTTCTCTCTCGACTCCGTGATCACCGCTGTCGGAATGGCTAACCAAATCTCGATCATGGTCGCAGCCGTGATCATCAGCGTCGGAGTCATGATCGCGTTCGCCAATCAGATCAGCGATTTTGTGCAAGAACACCCGACCGTCAAAATGCTCGCCCTGTCGTTCCTGATCCTGATCGGCGTGGTGCTGGTCAGCGAGGGCGCAGGCACACCGATCAGCAAAGGATACGTCTATTTCGCGATGATGTTCTCCTTGACTGTGGAATTCTTGAATCTGCGAATGACAATGAAACGCATTCGCCCTAGTCGTGGCGAAGGCGAAACGGGCAGTTTTCTAACCGACCCAGAAATCGATGATCCAACCGCCGCACGCGAACCGTCTGTTGATAAAGCAAATTAG
- a CDS encoding arylsulfatase, which translates to MNRFTGIAIVALVFTANVLIISVASARAERPNVVIVMTDDQGYGDLSCTGNPVLKTPNIDHLYSQSVRLTDYHVSPTCSPTRSALLTGHWTNRTGVWHTIMGRSMLRENEVTVGKIFSDNGYKTGMFGKWHLGDNHPYRPEDRGFDEVMRHGGGGVGQTPDFWDNAYFDGSYWHNGTPTPVNGFCTDVFFDYAKRFIKSKKSAGEPFLAYIATNAPHGPMHCPESYSAPYKDQGANVANFFGMIANIDDNIGSLRKFLDDEGLTENTIFIFTTDNGTSSGDGVFNAGMRGKKGSEYDGGHRVPFFVHWPAGGVTGGRDIDPITAHVDVVPTLIDWCKLNSPAGVRFDGVSLVPLFNDSATRWPDRMLITDSQRVKDPIKWKNSSVMTTRWRLCNGKQLFDMNSDPGQKINVASDHPEVVARLTKFYDDWWTELEPTFSQSTAISLGHPDDERARLTSHDWITTRMTPWNQSQVRAAMNGDENTGFWNVNVTSAGIYEVVLRRWPSEVDRAIDDSIPPGEPVPGQRAYRETPGKPVAAVKANVRIGDVTASADVSPGQKEVVFELKLPAGKTTMTGTFVTANGEVFGSYFAYVKRLVR; encoded by the coding sequence ATGAATCGGTTCACCGGGATCGCGATCGTTGCGCTCGTTTTTACTGCTAACGTACTCATAATCTCGGTCGCCTCCGCTCGGGCCGAGCGCCCCAACGTGGTGATCGTGATGACGGACGATCAAGGCTATGGGGATTTGTCTTGCACGGGCAATCCGGTCCTGAAGACGCCAAATATCGATCATCTGTATTCGCAATCCGTCCGTTTGACGGACTATCACGTTTCGCCGACCTGTTCACCGACGCGAAGTGCATTGCTGACGGGACACTGGACCAACCGTACGGGCGTTTGGCATACGATCATGGGACGATCGATGTTAAGAGAAAACGAAGTCACCGTGGGAAAGATTTTTTCTGACAACGGCTACAAGACGGGGATGTTCGGAAAGTGGCACTTGGGTGACAACCATCCCTACCGACCAGAGGACCGTGGATTTGACGAAGTCATGCGGCACGGCGGTGGCGGCGTCGGCCAAACGCCGGATTTCTGGGACAACGCTTACTTTGATGGATCGTACTGGCACAACGGAACTCCCACGCCGGTCAACGGTTTCTGCACAGACGTTTTCTTTGACTATGCCAAACGATTTATCAAATCAAAGAAGTCCGCCGGCGAGCCTTTCTTGGCATACATCGCCACCAACGCTCCGCACGGACCGATGCATTGCCCTGAGTCCTACAGCGCCCCCTACAAAGACCAGGGGGCCAATGTCGCAAACTTTTTCGGGATGATTGCAAACATCGACGACAACATCGGTTCGCTGCGAAAGTTCCTTGACGACGAAGGACTGACTGAGAACACGATCTTTATCTTCACCACTGACAATGGGACATCATCTGGCGATGGGGTGTTCAACGCCGGAATGAGAGGCAAGAAAGGCAGCGAGTACGATGGCGGCCATCGAGTACCGTTCTTTGTCCACTGGCCTGCTGGTGGAGTGACCGGAGGACGAGACATCGACCCCATTACCGCGCATGTCGATGTCGTGCCGACCTTGATCGACTGGTGCAAATTGAATTCACCCGCCGGCGTTCGATTTGACGGAGTCAGCCTGGTTCCCCTGTTCAACGATTCGGCGACCCGGTGGCCTGACCGGATGTTGATCACGGATTCACAACGGGTCAAAGATCCGATCAAGTGGAAGAATAGCAGCGTGATGACGACACGCTGGCGTTTGTGCAATGGCAAACAGTTATTCGACATGAACAGCGATCCAGGGCAGAAAATCAACGTGGCGAGCGATCATCCCGAAGTGGTTGCGCGTTTGACGAAGTTCTACGACGACTGGTGGACGGAGCTTGAGCCGACGTTCTCCCAGTCCACAGCGATTTCTTTGGGGCATCCCGACGATGAACGAGCGCGATTGACGAGCCACGATTGGATCACAACCAGAATGACACCGTGGAATCAATCGCAAGTTCGGGCAGCGATGAACGGAGATGAGAACACTGGATTCTGGAACGTGAATGTCACTTCGGCTGGCATCTATGAAGTCGTCTTGAGACGTTGGCCGAGCGAAGTCGACAGAGCGATCGATGACTCGATACCGCCTGGTGAACCCGTTCCGGGACAAAGGGCCTATCGTGAGACACCTGGAAAACCCGTGGCCGCGGTGAAGGCGAACGTAAGGATCGGTGACGTGACCGCATCTGCCGACGTCTCTCCCGGTCAGAAGGAAGTTGTTTTTGAGCTGAAGCTGCCCGCAGGAAAAACGACCATGACCGGAACCTTTGTCACCGCCAACGGAGAAGTTTTTGGCAGCTACTTTGCTTACGTCAAACGCTTGGTGAGATGA
- a CDS encoding DNA translocase FtsK → MRTMSADIQDDGTRNPDFGRDVFAIALVAITLLMTVSVVTRNPADPLDTPIWPISVFYQPDQLVYPQAQRITNACGYWGALAASALFDAVGMSSALVIAGIGGVATALLMRGSLNAPVLRSLGGTIMIVAVSTAAAMFPARMEGMPVVGAGGYLGAMTSGWLQSHFAPGGGWILTMSLMAVGLLLTTDYALLYAGKRLVATGTEISKRGMKRAAEATPRLRPKRRPYVDLNAPFAGDADHAPQAASGDAEQRVDSQHRELTDHVPTDEAKVTSEPRIKFRRAKRTGVAAEPMPGAASIGAKNAAADAEALASEEDELVNEEYDSYEGEGEYEDIEVNEPNESVVREIELDGEQVTLRSDESHDVPAPKIRLPQRKKSDPKEEFQKSVKEAAPIGTEDYRLPPIQLLEASDDISYDEQLSEVRRKAKILEATFQDFGFNIRVVEIETGPVIAQYEIELEAGLRLSKITGLAEDLAIALRVPSVRIVAPIPGKNTVGIEVPNEKRQVVRLRDVMEESDTRSLKMNIPVFLGKDVSGNPMVVDLAKMPHLLIAGRTGTGKSVCLNAIITSILMTCRPDEVRMLMIDPKMVELSGYGKLPHLMHPVITDMRKAEAILAWAVEKMEERYSLLANVGVRHINSYNDLGREELLRRIDIGPDEDDGSVPDKLPFIVIVADEMADLMMTAGKDVEQHIIRLAQKSRAVGIHLILATQKPTVDVITGLIKSNLPARLSFQVASKTDSRVVLDENGADKLLGNGDMLFLWPGTSTLIRGQGTYLSDDEIDNVCAHCSLLEQSFVGELMNLKVVEGEEGGDSEALGEERPDIYDSAVEVIIREGRGSCSLLQRHLGIGYGRAAKLIDFMAEDGIVGQYNGSKARDVLLTIEQWHEMQGLDPESDSPSDDEGQEVDDDYEEEDEEEYEEEEYEDDDDDDEDV, encoded by the coding sequence TTGCGGACTATGTCGGCTGACATCCAAGACGACGGAACACGAAACCCGGACTTCGGTCGCGACGTTTTCGCGATCGCGCTGGTGGCGATCACACTGTTAATGACGGTATCCGTCGTCACGCGTAATCCGGCCGATCCATTGGATACACCGATCTGGCCGATCAGCGTTTTTTATCAGCCTGATCAACTGGTGTACCCTCAAGCGCAACGGATCACAAACGCGTGCGGGTACTGGGGCGCTCTAGCAGCGTCGGCTCTGTTTGATGCGGTCGGGATGTCATCCGCGTTGGTGATTGCAGGCATCGGCGGAGTCGCCACGGCATTGTTGATGCGAGGCAGCCTCAACGCGCCGGTGCTCAGATCACTGGGCGGAACCATCATGATCGTGGCCGTGTCCACGGCGGCGGCGATGTTTCCTGCTCGCATGGAAGGGATGCCGGTCGTCGGCGCCGGCGGCTATCTCGGCGCGATGACGTCGGGATGGTTGCAGTCGCATTTTGCTCCCGGCGGCGGTTGGATTCTGACCATGAGTTTGATGGCCGTTGGGCTGCTGCTCACGACGGACTATGCGTTGCTCTACGCAGGCAAACGCCTTGTTGCGACCGGAACGGAGATTTCCAAACGCGGCATGAAGCGAGCCGCAGAGGCAACCCCGCGGTTGCGTCCCAAGCGTCGACCCTACGTGGACTTGAACGCTCCATTCGCGGGCGACGCGGATCATGCTCCGCAGGCGGCGTCGGGCGACGCGGAACAACGAGTTGATAGTCAGCATCGCGAGTTGACCGACCATGTTCCGACCGACGAAGCGAAGGTGACGAGCGAACCTCGCATCAAGTTCCGGCGTGCCAAACGCACCGGTGTCGCCGCAGAGCCCATGCCAGGAGCTGCCAGCATTGGTGCGAAAAATGCCGCTGCGGATGCCGAAGCGCTTGCCAGCGAAGAAGACGAACTGGTCAACGAAGAATACGATTCGTATGAAGGCGAAGGCGAATACGAAGACATCGAAGTAAACGAGCCCAACGAATCCGTTGTCCGGGAAATAGAGCTTGATGGCGAACAGGTCACCTTGCGCAGTGATGAGTCCCACGATGTGCCGGCTCCAAAGATCCGGCTGCCACAACGCAAGAAGTCCGACCCCAAGGAGGAGTTTCAGAAGAGCGTCAAAGAAGCTGCGCCGATCGGCACGGAAGACTACCGATTGCCACCGATTCAGTTGCTCGAAGCCAGCGATGACATCAGCTACGACGAACAGCTCTCTGAAGTCCGCCGAAAAGCAAAGATCCTGGAAGCCACGTTCCAAGATTTCGGTTTCAACATCCGCGTGGTCGAGATCGAGACCGGTCCGGTCATCGCGCAGTATGAGATCGAGCTTGAGGCCGGGTTGCGACTGAGCAAGATCACCGGGTTGGCGGAAGACCTCGCGATTGCGCTGCGTGTGCCGAGCGTACGAATTGTCGCGCCGATCCCCGGAAAGAATACCGTCGGAATCGAAGTCCCCAACGAGAAACGTCAAGTCGTCCGTCTACGCGACGTGATGGAAGAGTCCGACACGCGTTCGCTGAAGATGAACATTCCGGTGTTCTTGGGCAAGGACGTTTCGGGTAACCCGATGGTCGTCGACTTGGCCAAAATGCCGCACCTGTTGATCGCAGGTCGAACCGGTACCGGAAAGAGCGTGTGTTTGAATGCGATCATCACGTCCATCCTGATGACCTGTCGGCCGGACGAAGTTCGTATGTTGATGATCGACCCCAAGATGGTCGAACTGAGCGGATACGGAAAATTGCCGCACTTGATGCATCCGGTCATCACGGACATGCGTAAAGCCGAAGCCATTCTGGCGTGGGCCGTCGAGAAGATGGAGGAGCGATACTCGCTGCTGGCCAACGTGGGCGTTCGTCACATCAATAGCTACAACGATCTGGGACGAGAAGAATTGCTGCGTCGCATCGACATCGGTCCCGATGAGGACGACGGAAGCGTTCCAGACAAGTTGCCCTTCATCGTAATCGTCGCTGACGAAATGGCCGACTTGATGATGACGGCTGGCAAAGACGTTGAACAGCACATCATCCGATTGGCACAGAAGAGCCGTGCCGTCGGTATTCACTTGATCCTTGCGACTCAAAAACCGACCGTCGATGTCATCACCGGTTTGATCAAGAGCAACTTGCCCGCTCGATTGAGCTTCCAAGTCGCCAGTAAGACAGACAGTCGCGTGGTGTTGGACGAGAATGGCGCGGACAAGTTGCTTGGCAACGGTGACATGCTCTTCCTATGGCCAGGAACCAGCACGCTGATTCGTGGTCAAGGCACGTACCTGTCCGACGATGAGATCGACAACGTCTGCGCCCACTGCAGCTTGCTGGAACAGAGTTTTGTCGGCGAACTGATGAACCTCAAGGTCGTCGAGGGCGAGGAAGGCGGTGACTCGGAGGCTTTGGGTGAGGAACGTCCAGACATCTATGACAGTGCGGTCGAAGTCATCATCCGAGAAGGCCGCGGGTCTTGCTCGCTGCTGCAACGACACCTCGGAATCGGTTACGGTCGAGCGGCAAAGCTGATTGATTTCATGGCCGAAGACGGCATCGTCGGGCAGTACAACGGCAGCAAGGCACGGGACGTTCTGCTGACGATCGAGCAGTGGCACGAGATGCAAGGACTGGACCCAGAATCAGACTCCCCGTCCGACGACGAGGGGCAAGAAGTCGACGACGACTACGAAGAAGAAGACGAGGAAGAGTACGAGGAAGAAGAATACGAGGACGACGACGATGATGACGAAGATGTCTGA
- the truB gene encoding tRNA pseudouridine(55) synthase TruB — protein sequence MVKFLSGIEGQLTVSLFGFLNCNKPKGMTSRDLVNIVQGQLRGRRCKVGHCGTLDPLAEGVLVVGLGPAVRLVPMVQDQAKHYRGTFQLGAQSPTGDLEFEPTLYPDLPQPTADQLRAAATGLTGLITQVPPAYSAVRVDGRRAYDRVRSGQSVEMPSRTVRIDQLDVLDYEFPIMELDVVCGSGTYMRSLGMDLAQAVGSTAVMTSLTRVGVGPFRLEDSISVEQIRRGPLEDLLMPPALAVVNLPQFSVGPEDDERLGNGQTVQGRPILDGKEVENADLAAAMTERGDLRALVKPKNGLWGPYRVFPEPS from the coding sequence GTGGTTAAGTTTCTAAGTGGCATTGAGGGCCAATTGACCGTGAGTTTGTTCGGTTTTTTGAATTGCAATAAGCCCAAGGGTATGACTTCACGGGATCTCGTGAACATCGTCCAGGGGCAACTTCGGGGCCGGCGATGCAAAGTCGGCCATTGCGGGACCCTGGATCCGCTTGCAGAAGGCGTCTTGGTCGTCGGGCTCGGTCCGGCGGTGCGATTGGTTCCGATGGTGCAGGATCAGGCCAAGCATTACCGGGGCACGTTTCAGCTCGGGGCACAGTCTCCGACCGGCGATCTGGAGTTCGAACCAACCCTCTACCCAGACTTGCCACAGCCCACAGCCGATCAATTGCGTGCCGCCGCAACGGGTTTGACGGGGCTGATCACGCAAGTTCCTCCGGCCTATTCGGCTGTGCGTGTGGATGGTCGCCGCGCCTACGATCGTGTCCGCTCCGGACAGTCGGTGGAGATGCCATCGCGAACCGTTCGCATCGATCAGCTCGATGTGCTGGACTACGAGTTTCCCATCATGGAGCTGGATGTCGTCTGCGGCAGCGGAACCTACATGCGATCGCTCGGGATGGATTTGGCACAGGCGGTCGGCTCCACGGCCGTGATGACCTCGCTGACCCGCGTCGGCGTGGGGCCTTTTCGATTGGAAGACAGCATCTCGGTGGAGCAGATTCGTCGTGGTCCACTGGAGGATTTGCTGATGCCGCCCGCTCTGGCCGTCGTCAATCTGCCACAGTTCTCAGTGGGACCAGAGGACGATGAGCGATTGGGAAACGGGCAAACGGTGCAGGGTCGACCGATTCTTGACGGAAAAGAAGTCGAAAATGCCGATTTGGCGGCAGCGATGACCGAACGCGGCGATTTGCGAGCATTGGTGAAACCCAAGAACGGACTTTGGGGACCCTACCGCGTCTTCCCGGAACCGAGTTGA
- a CDS encoding NUDIX hydrolase, with protein sequence MSDPEEPILLRGARFNVHAMTLSGDDGKTYQREVIRHPGAVVLIPVIDRDTVVLIENTRPTVRETLLELPAGTREPGEPAESTAARELIEETGYSAGKLSLVHEFYSAPGICDELMHLYLATELTEGQPDREATEQIQNRVASRDEVVRWIREGKIRDAKSLVGLYAFLYSPEILAAI encoded by the coding sequence ATGAGCGATCCAGAGGAACCGATTTTGTTGCGTGGTGCTCGATTCAACGTTCATGCGATGACGCTGAGCGGTGACGACGGCAAGACGTATCAGCGTGAAGTCATCCGGCATCCGGGCGCTGTCGTGCTGATTCCCGTGATCGATCGCGACACGGTCGTCTTGATCGAGAACACTCGACCGACCGTCCGCGAAACCTTGCTGGAGCTGCCTGCGGGTACTCGAGAGCCTGGCGAGCCGGCGGAAAGCACTGCAGCCCGTGAACTGATCGAGGAGACCGGCTACTCCGCTGGCAAGTTGTCGCTCGTGCACGAGTTCTATTCAGCGCCCGGAATCTGCGACGAATTGATGCATCTGTATTTGGCGACGGAGCTGACGGAAGGTCAACCCGATCGGGAAGCAACCGAGCAAATCCAAAATCGCGTGGCGTCACGTGACGAAGTCGTCCGGTGGATCCGCGAAGGCAAAATACGAGATGCCAAGTCACTTGTCGGTTTGTACGCTTTTCTCTACTCACCCGAAATCCTAGCGGCGATTTGA
- a CDS encoding MIP/aquaporin family protein: protein MDAPLTRRCVAEFLGTYCLILMGCGAMVVQQRSELLTHPGVALTWGLVVMAMIYTFGHISGAHINPAVTIAMAALSKITWKETAFYVVVQCLGATAAAACLRLVLGMDESLLGATNSSLPTWSAFAVEFMMTTILMMVVMGVSTGAKEETITAGLAVGATIAIEAMVAGPLTKASMNPARSLGPALMSGSLDQLWIYLLAPIAGALTGAMIYRYLKPSK from the coding sequence ATGGACGCTCCCCTAACACGTCGATGCGTTGCCGAGTTTCTTGGCACCTACTGTTTGATCCTGATGGGCTGCGGCGCGATGGTCGTGCAACAGCGATCAGAATTATTGACTCACCCCGGCGTCGCGCTGACGTGGGGTCTGGTCGTGATGGCGATGATCTACACGTTCGGTCACATCAGCGGCGCGCACATCAATCCTGCCGTGACCATCGCAATGGCAGCGTTGAGCAAGATCACGTGGAAAGAAACCGCGTTCTACGTTGTCGTTCAATGTTTGGGAGCCACCGCCGCCGCAGCCTGTCTTCGCCTCGTCTTGGGCATGGATGAATCACTACTTGGTGCAACCAACTCCTCGCTCCCCACTTGGTCAGCATTTGCGGTCGAGTTCATGATGACCACTATTCTGATGATGGTGGTGATGGGAGTTTCCACGGGCGCGAAAGAAGAAACGATCACGGCGGGCTTGGCTGTGGGGGCAACGATCGCAATCGAAGCCATGGTGGCAGGCCCGTTGACCAAAGCGTCCATGAACCCGGCACGCAGCCTTGGACCCGCATTGATGTCCGGTTCACTTGATCAATTGTGGATCTACTTGCTTGCTCCAATCGCCGGGGCACTGACCGGAGCGATGATCTATCGCTACCTGAAACCGAGCAAGTAA